In Roseomonas fluvialis, one genomic interval encodes:
- a CDS encoding CaiB/BaiF CoA transferase family protein: protein MPRTPGRDACRAYAGRNYEEDAAMLPLAGIRVIEVGQALAGPLAGAIMADMGADVIKVEKPDGGDDARGWGPPFGPDGVTSLYFHGQNRNKRSIRLDLKRAEDVEALHRLCESADILVQNLRAGVVEEIGIGPAAMTARHPRLVYCSIWAFGNAGPMRMRPGFDPLLQAYGGMMSVTGRPQDPPTFAGASINDKATGMFTVIGALGLLRRREVTGRGGVVDTSLFETAVHWVEGQVNNHLATGDVPKRHGTGGAVIVPYQVFDTADRPLCLAAGNDRLWARCAQVLGHAEWAADERFAKGPARVRNKAELIPMIAQVLLTRPRDAWIAALEAAGVPCSPVNDIGEVVASEQFAAMDMVQPLPGGGPRVVGLPISFDGVRPRPARGAPALGEHDAEVLGRGG, encoded by the coding sequence GTGCCGCGCACCCCTGGCCGCGACGCCTGCCGTGCCTATGCTGGGCGCAATTACGAGGAGGACGCGGCGATGCTGCCATTGGCGGGGATACGGGTGATCGAGGTCGGCCAGGCGCTGGCCGGGCCGCTGGCCGGGGCGATCATGGCCGACATGGGGGCCGACGTGATCAAGGTGGAGAAGCCCGATGGCGGCGACGACGCACGCGGCTGGGGACCGCCCTTCGGCCCGGATGGCGTGACTTCGCTGTATTTCCACGGGCAGAACCGCAACAAGCGGTCGATCCGGCTGGACCTGAAGCGTGCCGAGGATGTCGAGGCATTGCACCGCCTGTGCGAGTCCGCCGACATCCTGGTGCAGAACCTGCGCGCCGGCGTGGTCGAGGAGATTGGCATCGGCCCCGCCGCCATGACGGCGCGGCATCCGCGTCTGGTCTATTGCTCGATCTGGGCCTTCGGCAACGCCGGGCCGATGCGCATGCGCCCGGGCTTCGACCCGCTGCTGCAGGCCTATGGCGGCATGATGAGCGTGACCGGGCGGCCCCAGGACCCGCCTACCTTCGCCGGTGCGTCGATCAACGACAAGGCGACCGGGATGTTCACCGTGATCGGCGCGCTCGGGCTGCTGCGTCGGCGCGAGGTCACGGGCCGCGGCGGCGTGGTGGATACGTCGTTGTTCGAGACCGCGGTGCATTGGGTGGAAGGGCAGGTGAACAACCACCTGGCCACAGGCGACGTGCCGAAGCGCCACGGCACCGGCGGCGCGGTGATCGTGCCCTACCAGGTGTTCGACACCGCCGACCGCCCGCTGTGCCTCGCGGCTGGCAACGACAGGCTGTGGGCACGCTGCGCGCAGGTCCTGGGCCATGCCGAATGGGCGGCGGACGAACGCTTCGCGAAAGGCCCCGCGCGCGTGCGCAACAAGGCAGAGCTGATCCCGATGATCGCGCAGGTCCTGCTGACGCGCCCGCGCGATGCCTGGATCGCCGCGCTGGAAGCCGCGGGCGTGCCGTGCTCGCCGGTCAACGATATCGGCGAGGTGGTGGCGAGCGAACAATTCGCCGCCATGGACATGGTGCAGCCCCTGCCCGGCGGTGGGCCGCGCGTGGTGGGCCTGCCGATCAGCTTCGACGGGGTGCGCCCACGCCCAGCGCGCGGCGCGCCGGCACTGGGCGAACACGACGCGGAGGTGCTGGGCCGGGGCGGCTGA
- a CDS encoding M23 family metallopeptidase — protein MLHRRALLALPALLLARPAAAVTFPDRGLTQGGFVVGQAAPGTRLALDGRAVRVAADGAFAFGFGRDHGTTSVLAVTQPGQRAEERRLSIARRQWQEQRISGLPPAQVTPDEETLQRILRERERLGAARATDSALTGFAQGFIAPATGRISGVFGSRRVLNGQPRQPHYGLDFAVPTGTPMLAAAAGRVTLADSFHFFGDLVVIDHGHGVNTLYAHLSRIDVREGQMVAKGERIALSGATGRVTGPHLHFSLSWYQVWLDPQPVVLGA, from the coding sequence GTGCTCCACCGCCGCGCATTGCTCGCGCTCCCCGCCCTGCTGCTGGCCCGCCCCGCTGCCGCCGTGACCTTCCCCGACCGTGGCCTCACGCAGGGTGGGTTCGTGGTCGGCCAGGCGGCGCCGGGCACGCGGCTTGCGCTGGATGGGCGTGCCGTGCGCGTGGCCGCGGATGGCGCCTTCGCCTTCGGTTTCGGGCGCGATCATGGGACGACGTCCGTGCTCGCCGTCACGCAGCCGGGGCAGCGGGCGGAGGAGCGGCGCCTGTCGATCGCGCGGCGGCAGTGGCAGGAGCAGCGCATCAGCGGCCTGCCGCCGGCGCAGGTGACGCCGGACGAGGAGACGCTGCAGCGCATCCTGCGCGAGCGAGAGCGGCTTGGCGCCGCGCGTGCGACGGACTCGGCGCTGACCGGCTTCGCGCAGGGCTTCATCGCGCCGGCGACGGGGCGCATCTCGGGTGTCTTCGGCAGCCGGCGCGTGCTCAATGGCCAGCCGCGGCAGCCGCATTACGGGCTGGATTTCGCGGTGCCGACCGGCACGCCGATGCTCGCGGCCGCGGCGGGTCGTGTGACACTGGCGGACAGCTTCCACTTCTTCGGCGATCTGGTGGTGATCGACCACGGGCATGGCGTGAACACGCTCTATGCCCATCTCTCGCGCATCGATGTTCGGGAGGGGCAGATGGTGGCCAAGGGCGAACGCATCGCGCTGTCCGGTGCGACGGGGCGCGTGACCGGGCCGCACCTGCATTTCTCCCTGTCGTGGTACCAGGTTTGGCTGGATCCGCAGCCGGTGGTGCTGGGCGCATGA
- a CDS encoding 4a-hydroxytetrahydrobiopterin dehydratase → MVETLDATARASLATDLPHWTLLEGRDAITRSFRFADFNEAWGFMARVALLAEKHDHHPEWFNVWNRVEITLSTHDAGGLSARDVGLAKGIDGLVA, encoded by the coding sequence ATGGTCGAGACACTGGACGCCACCGCCCGCGCAAGCCTGGCCACCGACCTGCCGCACTGGACGTTGCTGGAAGGCCGCGACGCCATCACGCGCAGCTTCCGCTTCGCCGACTTCAACGAGGCCTGGGGCTTCATGGCCCGCGTCGCCCTGCTGGCGGAGAAGCACGACCACCACCCCGAATGGTTCAACGTCTGGAACCGCGTGGAGATTACGCTGAGCACCCACGACGCCGGCGGACTCAGCGCACGCGACGTGGGGCTGGCGAAGGGGATCGACGGGCTGGTGGCGTGA
- the xseA gene encoding exodeoxyribonuclease VII large subunit: MDTPATNIPDYSVSDLAGAIRRTLEGAFGRVRVRGEITEMKRYPSGHVYLSLKDQDAKIEAVIWKTAIRNIGTMPENGVEMIATGRISTYADRSKYQLVIERLEYAGEGALLARIEALRKRMIAEGLFDDTRKQPIPRLPAVIGVVTSEKGAVIQDIRTTIARRFPRHILLWPVPVQGQGAAEQIAAAIRGFDAIMPGGRVPRPDVIIVARGGGSLEDLMAFNEEIVIRAAAMCSIPLISAVGHETDTTLIDYASDRRAPTPTAAAELAVPARVELQGALSQTGARLVQAAAGLLNGARLRLLRADRGLPDVPERLARSRQRLDDIGDRLPRALAGLLSARRQSIAVLRVPHPREGILARRAAVQGLTLRLSAAWARQRDARARAPAIARLSPAPVQALLRQKRAVLEGLSGRLESASYQSVLARGFALVRDAEGHAITAAGSITPGQALRLGFADGETRATADGAAPRRKGPAQGQGSLL, encoded by the coding sequence ATGGACACGCCCGCGACCAACATTCCCGACTACAGCGTCTCGGACCTGGCGGGCGCGATTCGCCGCACGCTGGAAGGCGCCTTCGGCCGCGTGCGCGTGCGCGGCGAGATCACCGAGATGAAGCGCTATCCGTCCGGCCATGTGTATCTTTCGCTGAAGGACCAGGACGCGAAGATCGAGGCGGTGATCTGGAAGACCGCGATCCGCAACATCGGCACCATGCCCGAGAACGGCGTGGAGATGATCGCGACCGGGCGCATCTCCACCTATGCAGACCGGTCGAAGTACCAGCTGGTCATCGAACGCCTGGAATATGCCGGCGAGGGCGCGCTGCTCGCGCGCATCGAAGCACTCCGCAAGCGCATGATCGCCGAGGGCCTGTTCGACGACACGCGCAAGCAGCCCATCCCGCGCCTACCGGCGGTGATCGGCGTGGTGACGTCGGAGAAGGGTGCGGTCATCCAGGACATCCGCACCACGATCGCTCGGCGCTTCCCGCGCCATATCCTGCTGTGGCCGGTACCGGTGCAGGGCCAGGGCGCGGCGGAGCAGATCGCCGCCGCCATCCGCGGCTTCGATGCCATCATGCCGGGCGGGCGCGTGCCTCGGCCCGACGTGATCATCGTCGCGCGCGGCGGCGGGTCGCTGGAAGACCTGATGGCCTTCAACGAGGAGATCGTCATCCGCGCTGCGGCGATGTGCTCCATCCCGCTGATCAGCGCGGTGGGGCACGAGACCGACACGACGCTGATCGACTACGCCTCCGACCGCCGCGCGCCGACGCCGACGGCGGCGGCGGAACTCGCCGTGCCGGCGCGCGTGGAATTGCAGGGCGCGCTGTCGCAGACCGGCGCACGGCTGGTGCAGGCGGCGGCCGGGCTGCTCAACGGCGCGCGGCTGCGGCTGCTGCGCGCGGATCGCGGACTGCCGGACGTGCCGGAACGCCTCGCGCGATCGCGCCAGCGCTTGGACGACATCGGCGACCGGCTGCCGCGCGCGCTGGCCGGGCTGCTGAGCGCGCGCCGCCAGTCCATCGCGGTGCTGCGCGTGCCGCATCCGCGCGAGGGCATCCTGGCACGCCGCGCCGCCGTGCAGGGGCTGACGCTGCGCCTGTCCGCGGCCTGGGCGCGCCAGCGCGACGCGCGTGCCCGCGCACCGGCCATCGCGAGGCTTTCCCCCGCGCCGGTGCAGGCGCTGCTGCGCCAGAAACGCGCCGTGCTCGAGGGATTGTCGGGACGCCTCGAAAGCGCCTCCTACCAATCCGTCCTGGCGCGCGGCTTCGCCCTGGTGCGCGACGCCGAGGGTCACGCCATCACGGCGGCCGGCAGCATCACGCCAGGCCAAGCCTTGCGCCTGGGCTTCGCGGACGGCGAGACGCGCGCGACGGCGGACGGCGCGGCACCGCGACGGAAGGGGCCGGCGCAAGGGCAGGGAAGCTTGCTGTGA
- a CDS encoding metallopeptidase family protein, with translation MRFSTPPGLDDLVEMAEHALAAIPAPLRDLVRGTAILVEDVPDDETLRDMGIESPWELTGLYQGVPLTEKSVGDIPREPDRILLYREPILLEWIETGEDLFRLVRNVLIHEIGHHFGLSDDDIARLEEGD, from the coding sequence ATGCGTTTCTCGACCCCGCCCGGCCTCGATGACCTTGTGGAGATGGCCGAGCATGCGCTCGCGGCAATCCCTGCGCCGCTTCGCGACCTGGTGCGCGGCACCGCCATCCTGGTCGAGGACGTGCCGGATGACGAGACTCTGCGCGACATGGGCATCGAGAGCCCGTGGGAGCTCACCGGCTTGTACCAGGGTGTCCCGCTGACCGAGAAGTCGGTCGGCGACATCCCGCGCGAACCCGACCGCATCCTGTTGTACCGCGAGCCGATCCTGCTCGAATGGATCGAGACCGGGGAGGACCTGTTCCGCCTCGTCCGCAACGTGCTGATCCATGAGATCGGGCATCATTTCGGGTTGTCGGACGACGACATCGCGCGGCTCGAGGAAGGTGACTGA
- a CDS encoding MFS transporter, protein MRRTAPSRSVSGSVAAASMIRGAPNRWAELAILAASRAAMGAQFQVVGALGPLLIGTLAADWTELGTLIGAYSLAGILVALPAGWVMARLGDRGVLLAGVALMALGGMVLALAGGFGVAMAGRLVSGMGGALLAIACAKMVLDRFSGAALAPALGLMLMAWPCGIGIALVVLPLLGTDWRAGLWLSAAICAASFLPLWFALPRGQGAGAAPARAGGLLRGEWAPLLSAASIWAFYNAAFVVALGFAPAFLVARGWGADQAGAATSLVGFAILPLLPMGGAVAERLGRPVATVVACMLGMAACLAAVVAGLNAWLFLGLFGLLAGPPASLVMAMVGRALSPPSRAFGMGVHYTIFYGALALLPPLAGLARDITGVPAAPLLAGVVFLAVALAILPLYLRLVPRSPA, encoded by the coding sequence ATGCGCCGCACCGCGCCGTCTCGATCGGTGTCAGGCAGCGTGGCGGCGGCGTCGATGATCCGCGGCGCGCCGAACCGCTGGGCCGAACTCGCCATCCTCGCCGCCTCGCGCGCCGCGATGGGCGCGCAGTTCCAGGTGGTGGGCGCGCTGGGCCCGCTGCTGATCGGCACGCTGGCGGCCGACTGGACCGAACTGGGCACACTGATCGGCGCCTATTCGCTGGCCGGCATCCTGGTCGCGCTGCCGGCCGGCTGGGTGATGGCGCGCCTGGGCGACCGCGGCGTGCTGCTGGCGGGGGTCGCACTGATGGCGCTGGGCGGCATGGTGCTCGCGCTGGCCGGCGGCTTCGGCGTGGCGATGGCGGGGCGGCTGGTCTCGGGCATGGGCGGCGCGCTGCTCGCGATCGCCTGTGCGAAGATGGTGCTGGACCGCTTCTCGGGCGCCGCGCTGGCGCCGGCGCTGGGCCTGATGCTGATGGCATGGCCCTGTGGGATCGGCATCGCGCTGGTCGTCCTGCCGCTGCTGGGCACCGATTGGCGGGCGGGACTGTGGCTGTCGGCAGCCATCTGCGCGGCCTCCTTCCTGCCGCTGTGGTTCGCACTGCCGCGCGGGCAGGGGGCCGGCGCGGCGCCGGCGCGCGCGGGCGGACTGCTGCGCGGGGAATGGGCGCCGCTCCTCTCGGCGGCGAGCATCTGGGCCTTCTACAACGCCGCCTTCGTGGTCGCGCTCGGCTTTGCGCCGGCCTTCCTGGTGGCGCGCGGCTGGGGCGCGGACCAGGCGGGCGCGGCCACCTCGCTGGTCGGCTTCGCCATCCTTCCGCTGCTGCCGATGGGCGGCGCGGTGGCGGAACGGCTCGGCCGTCCGGTCGCGACGGTGGTGGCGTGCATGCTGGGCATGGCCGCCTGCCTGGCGGCGGTGGTGGCGGGGCTGAACGCCTGGCTGTTCCTCGGCCTGTTCGGGCTGCTGGCGGGCCCGCCCGCGAGCCTGGTCATGGCCATGGTCGGGCGGGCGCTGTCGCCGCCCTCGCGCGCCTTCGGCATGGGCGTGCACTACACCATCTTCTACGGTGCGCTGGCGCTGCTGCCGCCGCTGGCGGGCCTGGCGCGCGACATCACCGGCGTGCCGGCGGCACCGCTGCTGGCGGGGGTCGTTTTCCTGGCCGTCGCGCTGGCGATCCTGCCGCTGTATCTGCGCCTGGTGCCCCGGAGCCCCGCATGA
- a CDS encoding sulfotransferase family 2 domain-containing protein, with amino-acid sequence MATLPPPQAGGRKLVFLHLPKTGGTTLHHHFSAHFAPEEICPERFSNLHDLPREQLDRYRYFCGHFNFDQVRLIPGPLFLVTVLRDPVERLMSSYLYWKRHTAEAVARPGMEGPALARSAPLAEFLRNPHHQVQDSVNNTMTRYLAGQVTVNGDLTYRYFAGGAALPVTELEVLHRALGNLLAIDVVGLTSNLHEVYARVALAYGMPRLPALARLNARTDAAPGLGPVVEEPPDAQARAEIERSVWLDRVVFRLARAHLRQSARPPMAAPAA; translated from the coding sequence ATGGCGACCCTTCCTCCGCCGCAGGCCGGCGGGCGCAAGCTCGTGTTCCTGCACCTGCCCAAGACCGGCGGCACCACGCTGCACCACCATTTCTCGGCCCATTTCGCGCCGGAGGAGATCTGCCCCGAGCGGTTCTCGAACCTGCATGACCTGCCGCGCGAACAGCTTGACCGCTACCGGTACTTCTGCGGCCACTTCAACTTCGACCAGGTGCGCCTGATCCCCGGCCCGCTGTTTCTCGTGACCGTGCTGCGCGACCCGGTCGAGCGCCTGATGTCGAGCTACCTGTACTGGAAGCGCCACACCGCCGAGGCGGTGGCGCGCCCGGGCATGGAGGGTCCGGCGCTGGCCCGCAGCGCGCCGCTCGCGGAATTCCTGCGCAACCCGCACCATCAGGTCCAGGATTCCGTGAACAACACCATGACCCGCTACCTGGCCGGGCAAGTGACGGTGAACGGCGACCTGACCTATCGCTACTTCGCCGGCGGCGCGGCCCTGCCGGTCACCGAGCTCGAGGTGCTGCACCGCGCGCTGGGCAATCTGCTCGCGATCGACGTGGTGGGCCTCACGTCCAACCTGCACGAGGTCTACGCCAGGGTGGCGCTGGCCTATGGCATGCCGCGCCTGCCGGCGCTGGCGCGGCTGAATGCGCGCACCGATGCCGCCCCCGGCCTCGGGCCCGTGGTCGAGGAACCCCCGGACGCGCAGGCGCGCGCCGAGATCGAACGATCGGTCTGGCTGGACCGCGTGGTGTTCCGCCTGGCGCGCGCGCATCTGCGCCAGTCGGCGCGCCCGCCCATGGCCGCGCCGGCCGCTTGA
- the purD gene encoding phosphoribosylamine--glycine ligase has protein sequence MKVLVVGGGGREHALCWAIAASPLLTRLWCAPGNAGIAEVAECVPIGAEDIPAIVAFAVAQQIDLVVAGPEAPLTLGLADACAAAGLKCFGPSAAAAQLEGSKAFTREVADAAGAPGARWQRFTDPGAARAYIRAQGAPIVVKADGLAAGKGVVVAATVDEAEAAIADIMESRIHGTAGATVLIEECLVGQEVSFFALCDGTDAIPLGAAQDHKRVGDGDTGPNTGGMGAYSPPPVFTDGLRDDVMARIVKPVLAEMARRGAPFRGVLFAGLMITQDGPRLIEFNVRFGDPECQALMVRLRSDLLPALLAACDGELASFDLRWEPLHSLVVVMAARGYPGSYDKGSEIRGIERAAQIPGVQVFHAGTARREDGALVATGGRVLGITATGTTLAEAQAAAYVAVDTIDWPGGFCRRDIGWRAL, from the coding sequence ATGAAGGTCCTGGTGGTCGGCGGCGGCGGGCGGGAACACGCGCTGTGCTGGGCGATCGCGGCATCCCCGCTGCTCACGCGGCTGTGGTGCGCGCCGGGCAACGCCGGCATCGCCGAGGTCGCGGAGTGCGTGCCGATCGGGGCAGAGGACATTCCCGCCATCGTCGCCTTCGCGGTGGCGCAGCAGATCGACCTGGTCGTGGCGGGGCCGGAGGCGCCGCTCACGCTCGGCCTGGCGGATGCCTGCGCGGCGGCCGGCCTCAAGTGCTTCGGGCCATCCGCCGCAGCCGCGCAGCTCGAAGGCAGCAAGGCCTTCACGCGCGAGGTCGCGGACGCCGCCGGCGCGCCAGGCGCGCGCTGGCAACGCTTCACCGATCCCGGCGCTGCGCGCGCCTATATCCGTGCGCAGGGCGCGCCCATCGTGGTGAAGGCTGATGGGCTCGCGGCCGGCAAGGGCGTGGTCGTCGCCGCCACCGTGGACGAAGCGGAAGCCGCCATCGCCGATATCATGGAATCGCGCATCCACGGGACCGCCGGTGCGACCGTGCTCATCGAGGAATGCCTGGTCGGCCAGGAAGTCTCGTTCTTCGCGTTGTGCGACGGCACGGACGCCATCCCGCTCGGCGCCGCGCAGGACCACAAGCGCGTGGGCGATGGCGACACCGGCCCGAACACCGGCGGCATGGGCGCCTATTCCCCGCCGCCCGTCTTCACCGACGGCCTGCGCGACGACGTGATGGCGCGCATCGTGAAGCCCGTCCTGGCCGAGATGGCCCGCCGCGGCGCCCCCTTCCGCGGCGTTCTGTTTGCCGGGCTCATGATCACGCAGGACGGCCCGCGCCTGATCGAATTCAACGTCCGCTTCGGCGACCCCGAATGCCAGGCACTGATGGTGCGCCTGCGCAGCGATCTGCTTCCCGCGTTGCTCGCCGCCTGCGACGGCGAACTCGCCTCCTTCGACCTGCGCTGGGAACCGCTGCATTCGCTGGTCGTGGTCATGGCCGCACGCGGCTACCCGGGCAGCTACGACAAGGGCAGCGAAATCCGCGGCATCGAACGCGCCGCGCAGATCCCAGGCGTGCAGGTCTTCCACGCCGGCACCGCACGCCGCGAGGACGGTGCCCTGGTCGCCACCGGCGGCCGCGTGCTGGGTATCACGGCGACCGGCACGACGCTGGCGGAGGCCCAGGCCGCGGCCTACGTGGCCGTCGACACCATCGACTGGCCCGGCGGGTTCTGCCGGAGGGATATCGGCTGGCGGGCGCTGTGA